From the genome of Marixanthomonas ophiurae, one region includes:
- a CDS encoding M23 family metallopeptidase — MSKVKYYYDSETLSYRKIEKKKGRKLGIVLLSLLGTLLAGFLVFLVYINLPYVETPKEKTLKRELANMELQYELLNKKMSEAENVLSEVAERDNNLYRVYFEANPIPEEQRKAGFGGINRYKNLEGFDNSKLIVNTSERLDILTKQIVVQSRSLDEVSQLAEEKEKLLAAIPAIQPVKNEDLTRMASGYGYRTDPFTKARKFHYGMDFTSPRGTPVYASGDGVISRADNTATGYGNHIRIDHGYGYVSLYAHLYKYNVRKGQKVQRGDLIGFVGSTGRSEAPHLHYEVFKDDERINPINFYYGNLTPEEFAEMQKQAQQENQSLD; from the coding sequence ATGTCTAAGGTTAAATATTACTACGATAGTGAAACACTCTCCTATCGTAAAATTGAAAAAAAGAAAGGCCGTAAGCTTGGTATAGTACTACTAAGCCTTCTTGGCACTTTATTGGCGGGTTTTTTGGTGTTTTTGGTGTATATAAATTTACCGTATGTAGAAACACCCAAAGAGAAAACTTTAAAGCGAGAGTTGGCTAATATGGAGTTGCAATACGAGCTGCTGAACAAAAAAATGTCCGAAGCAGAGAATGTACTTTCTGAAGTTGCCGAACGTGACAACAATCTCTATCGTGTTTATTTTGAAGCTAACCCGATTCCAGAAGAGCAGCGAAAAGCTGGATTTGGTGGAATAAACCGCTATAAAAACTTAGAAGGGTTTGACAATTCAAAATTAATAGTCAATACCAGCGAACGACTAGATATATTGACCAAACAAATTGTGGTTCAATCCCGATCTTTGGACGAAGTATCCCAACTTGCCGAAGAAAAAGAAAAGTTACTGGCTGCTATTCCTGCCATTCAACCTGTAAAAAATGAGGATCTTACCCGTATGGCTTCAGGTTATGGGTACCGTACCGACCCCTTTACCAAAGCCCGAAAGTTTCATTACGGAATGGACTTTACCTCGCCTAGAGGCACACCTGTCTATGCATCTGGTGATGGAGTAATAAGTCGTGCCGATAACACTGCCACTGGTTATGGTAATCACATTCGAATAGATCATGGTTATGGCTACGTAAGTCTGTATGCCCATCTTTATAAATACAATGTTAGAAAAGGACAGAAAGTACAAAGAGGTGATTTAATAGGTTTTGTAGGAAGCACGGGGCGCTCTGAAGCTCCACACCTTCATTACGAAGTTTTTAAAGATGACGAACGTATTAACCCTATTAACTTTTACTACGGAAACTTGACACCTGAAGAATTTGCAGAAATGCAAAAACAAGCACAGCAAGAAAACCAATCATTAGATTAA
- the alaS gene encoding alanine--tRNA ligase → MKSKEIRSAFFEFFKSKQHIVVPSAPMVIKDDPTLMFTNAGMNQFKEFFLGNSEPKNTRVTDTQKCLRVSGKHNDLEEVGMDTYHHTMFEMVGNWSFGDYFKEEAIAWSWELLTDVFKIDKDKLYVTIFEGDKSEGLDRDTEAYNFWKQHIAEDRILNGNKNDNFWEMGEQGPCGPCSEIHVDIRSDEEKAKVSGAELVNADHPQVVEIWNLVFMQYNRKANGSLEKLPAQHVDTGMGFERLCMVLQEKQSNYDTDVFTPLIREIEAITNTKYGKDEEKDIAIRVISDHVRAVAFSIADGQLPSNTGAGYVIRRILRRAIRYGFTFLDKKEPFIYKLTDTLVKQMGDTFPELVSEKNLIINVIREEEQSFLRTLDQGLVLLENVISSASSKTISGKKAFELYDTYGFPIDLTALILRERGYNLNEKEFESELKKQKDRSRAATKVETGDWVVLHEDDVEEFVGYDTLETQVKITRYRKVESKKEGELYQLVFNLTPFYAEGGGQIGDKGYLEASDGEVVYIIDTKKENNLIIHFAKNLPRNPESSFKAVVNTQHRSNTASNHTATHLLHQGLRNVLGDHVAQKGSLVHNKYLRFDFSHFSKVSDEELKQVEDFVNARIHENLALQEQRGIPYQQAIDEGAVALFGEKYGDAVRTIRFGNSMELCGGTHVPNTGNIWHFIITSESSVASGIRRIEAITGEFAKNYFIDRSNEYAEIKKTLNAQNPVKAVSNLQEENATLQKQIQELLKDKAKNLKGELKNELETVNGINFLAKEVDLDASGMKDLAFEMGGEIDNLFILFGSKQNGKALLTCYISKELAADKDLNAGQIVRELGKHIQGGGGGQPFFATAGGKNPEGINEAISKAKGYIS, encoded by the coding sequence ATGAAATCTAAGGAAATACGATCCGCATTTTTTGAATTCTTTAAATCGAAACAACACATAGTTGTTCCTTCAGCCCCTATGGTTATTAAGGATGACCCAACTTTGATGTTTACGAATGCGGGAATGAACCAATTTAAAGAATTTTTCCTCGGAAACAGTGAACCTAAAAATACACGTGTTACCGATACTCAAAAATGCCTTCGCGTAAGCGGGAAGCACAATGACCTGGAAGAAGTGGGGATGGATACCTATCACCATACTATGTTTGAAATGGTTGGGAATTGGAGCTTTGGCGATTATTTTAAAGAAGAAGCTATTGCTTGGTCTTGGGAATTATTAACGGATGTTTTTAAAATAGATAAGGACAAACTCTACGTAACTATTTTTGAAGGTGACAAATCTGAAGGATTAGATAGAGATACTGAAGCCTACAACTTTTGGAAACAACATATAGCGGAAGACCGTATTTTAAACGGAAATAAGAATGATAATTTCTGGGAAATGGGCGAGCAAGGTCCATGTGGTCCTTGTAGTGAAATACACGTTGATATTCGTTCTGATGAAGAAAAAGCGAAAGTATCTGGAGCCGAGTTAGTGAATGCAGATCACCCGCAAGTGGTAGAAATCTGGAACTTGGTTTTTATGCAATATAACCGAAAAGCTAATGGTAGTCTTGAAAAACTACCTGCTCAGCACGTAGATACAGGAATGGGTTTTGAGCGCTTATGTATGGTGCTTCAAGAAAAACAGAGTAATTACGACACCGATGTGTTTACACCGTTAATTCGCGAAATAGAAGCCATTACTAACACCAAATATGGTAAAGATGAAGAAAAAGATATAGCCATTCGAGTTATTTCAGATCACGTTCGTGCCGTTGCTTTTTCTATTGCAGACGGGCAATTACCTTCCAATACAGGAGCAGGCTATGTGATACGTCGTATTTTGAGGCGTGCCATTCGGTATGGCTTTACGTTTTTAGATAAAAAAGAACCGTTTATCTATAAATTAACAGATACATTGGTGAAACAAATGGGCGACACATTCCCAGAGCTCGTTTCAGAAAAAAACTTAATAATCAATGTAATTCGTGAAGAAGAACAATCTTTTCTACGTACGCTAGATCAAGGATTAGTCTTACTAGAGAATGTAATTTCAAGTGCTTCTAGTAAAACCATTTCAGGTAAAAAAGCTTTCGAATTATATGACACCTACGGTTTTCCTATCGATTTAACTGCCTTAATTTTAAGAGAGCGTGGGTACAATTTAAATGAAAAAGAGTTCGAATCTGAATTGAAAAAACAAAAAGATCGTTCTAGAGCTGCTACAAAAGTGGAAACTGGCGATTGGGTGGTTTTACATGAAGATGATGTAGAAGAGTTTGTAGGCTATGACACCTTGGAAACACAAGTGAAAATAACACGCTACCGAAAGGTGGAAAGTAAAAAAGAAGGCGAATTGTATCAATTGGTTTTCAACTTGACACCTTTCTACGCAGAAGGCGGTGGCCAAATAGGAGACAAAGGTTACTTGGAAGCGTCTGACGGTGAAGTTGTTTATATTATTGATACTAAGAAAGAAAACAATTTGATTATCCATTTTGCTAAAAACTTGCCTCGAAATCCTGAGTCAAGCTTTAAAGCAGTGGTAAATACACAACATCGATCTAATACTGCTTCTAACCATACCGCAACGCACTTATTGCATCAAGGACTGCGTAATGTATTAGGAGATCACGTAGCACAAAAGGGTTCTTTGGTGCACAATAAATACCTTCGTTTTGATTTTTCACATTTCAGTAAAGTAAGTGACGAAGAGCTGAAGCAAGTAGAAGACTTTGTAAATGCACGCATTCACGAAAATCTTGCTTTACAAGAACAACGAGGAATACCGTATCAGCAAGCCATAGATGAAGGGGCAGTAGCCTTGTTTGGTGAAAAGTATGGTGATGCGGTACGTACCATCCGTTTTGGAAACTCCATGGAACTTTGTGGTGGAACGCACGTACCTAACACGGGAAATATTTGGCATTTTATCATTACTTCGGAAAGTTCTGTTGCTAGTGGAATTAGAAGAATAGAAGCCATTACGGGCGAATTTGCTAAAAATTATTTCATCGACAGAAGTAATGAATATGCGGAGATAAAGAAGACATTGAACGCTCAAAACCCTGTTAAGGCAGTAAGTAATTTACAAGAAGAAAATGCTACGCTGCAAAAACAGATTCAGGAGTTGTTAAAAGATAAAGCCAAAAATTTAAAAGGCGAACTAAAAAACGAACTTGAAACCGTAAATGGTATTAATTTTTTAGCCAAAGAAGTAGATTTAGATGCTTCCGGAATGAAAGATTTAGCCTTTGAAATGGGTGGCGAGATAGATAACCTCTTTATTTTATTTGGATCCAAACAAAACGGAAAAGCGTTGCTTACGTGTTACATTTCAAAAGAATTAGCAGCTGATAAAGACTTAAACGCAGGACAAATAGTACGCGAACTTGGAAAACACATTCAAGGTGGCGGTGGTGGACAGCCGTTTTTCGCAACTGCTGGCGGTAAAAATCCTGAAGGTATAAACGAAGCAATAAGCAAAGCAAAAGGCTATATTTCTTAA
- a CDS encoding GSCFA domain-containing protein translates to MKLQTQITLTSQQNQIDYESKILLMGSCFTENIGGKLDYFKFQNLQNPFGIVFHPVAIEKLVTRAINEDFFTEADVFQHNEQWHCFEVHSKLSTSDKDAFISNLNDSLKNLKTYLEQASHIILTFGTAWVYRFIETDTIVANCHKIPQKKFLKELLSVEDVSAAIDNASTLIKTVNSNVTIVTTVSPVRHIKDGFVENMQSKAHLLSGLHEAISGQKQAFYFPSFEIMMDELRDYRFYEEDMIHPNNLATSIIWDRFKEVWITSETETLQKEIETIHNGLKHRPFNPSSEAHQKFQINLQKKIDTLQKKFPFIKF, encoded by the coding sequence TTGAAATTACAAACGCAAATAACATTAACCTCACAACAGAATCAGATAGATTACGAGTCTAAAATTCTGTTGATGGGGTCTTGTTTTACGGAGAACATTGGAGGTAAACTTGACTATTTTAAATTTCAAAATCTTCAAAATCCATTTGGGATTGTATTTCATCCGGTTGCGATTGAAAAGTTAGTGACACGAGCTATTAATGAAGACTTTTTTACCGAAGCAGATGTGTTTCAGCATAATGAGCAGTGGCATTGTTTTGAGGTGCATTCAAAACTTTCAACGAGTGATAAAGATGCTTTTATTTCGAATTTGAATGATAGCTTAAAGAATCTAAAAACCTACCTTGAGCAAGCTTCCCATATCATTTTAACCTTCGGGACAGCTTGGGTCTACCGTTTTATAGAAACTGATACCATTGTAGCCAATTGCCATAAAATTCCGCAGAAAAAGTTTTTAAAAGAACTGCTTTCAGTTGAAGACGTTTCCGCAGCGATTGATAACGCTAGTACGCTCATTAAAACGGTAAACTCAAATGTTACAATTGTTACAACGGTTTCACCTGTGCGGCACATCAAAGATGGTTTTGTAGAAAATATGCAGAGCAAAGCACATTTGCTTTCGGGTTTACACGAAGCTATTTCTGGACAAAAACAAGCTTTTTATTTTCCTTCTTTTGAAATTATGATGGACGAACTGCGCGATTATCGTTTTTATGAAGAAGATATGATTCACCCAAACAATCTCGCAACTTCCATTATTTGGGATCGGTTCAAAGAAGTTTGGATTACTTCAGAAACAGAAACGCTTCAAAAAGAAATTGAAACCATTCACAATGGGCTAAAGCATAGACCTTTTAATCCTTCTAGTGAGGCGCACCAGAAATTTCAGATTAATCTTCAGAAGAAAATAGATACACTTCAAAAGAAATTCCCCTTCATTAAATTTTAG
- a CDS encoding DUF6252 family protein: protein MKTLKTISLILFVSLSLLACKSDDDGGSDPQGGEGDFTAKVDGSSFEGLTGTVKAVVTDNGAGQSLAVSGGTSKSENLQMIIQGFDGEGTYQLNFTSIGTYSYLPDPNNPDPNTVVVFTTVGDAQGNYGELKVSSFDGETIKGTFNFTGYNLDDINDTVGVSDGAFNIKVSDQ, encoded by the coding sequence ATGAAAACGTTAAAAACTATTTCTTTAATTCTATTTGTAAGCTTATCATTATTGGCGTGTAAAAGCGATGACGACGGCGGAAGTGACCCTCAAGGTGGTGAAGGCGACTTTACAGCGAAAGTTGACGGCAGTTCTTTTGAAGGTTTAACAGGAACTGTCAAGGCTGTTGTTACCGATAATGGAGCTGGCCAGTCACTTGCAGTTAGTGGCGGAACTAGTAAGTCTGAAAATCTACAGATGATTATTCAAGGTTTTGATGGTGAAGGCACCTACCAATTAAACTTTACGAGCATAGGCACCTATAGTTACCTGCCAGATCCAAATAACCCAGATCCTAATACCGTAGTTGTTTTTACTACAGTTGGGGATGCTCAAGGTAATTATGGTGAGTTAAAAGTGTCAAGTTTTGACGGCGAAACAATAAAAGGGACCTTCAACTTTACAGGTTACAATTTGGATGATATTAATGACACTGTTGGTGTAAGCGATGGAGCTTTTAACATAAAAGTTTCGGATCAATAA
- a CDS encoding outer membrane protein assembly factor BamB family protein: MKTSKKLKLLLSIYLLGAVVVTAQRAEAPDFRYDTGAKINEMTLTQGGTMVVATNEGLVGIKPGSNELLFNFTNYGRVKPEELTYVPNAPYVIVAQGGFANLTSKKSVIDYMSGKTLFNTEDNGWKLAYTCDVMMPQNKLVVSGQRSSKEKYALQVAVYDLNTGKEDYRFNLTDPNRVGIAKDFSVTGRPLLLKDHLIIPTAQGLVAKKAKTGKTLWENKMKRINWMVADESEKEIYAFESVNNGSNTKIHKVGSNGAQLWEDEQKVKGNIANFEILPNGLAVVSNKSDGGNSSIFSAKNESEIAFLSAANGEDLWDKAPKTKGYVQHFYIMDDGILFGIYEGGINKISFDGKTLFKKPLKTGENILTMADTPQGLIYITSEDANIVNLKTGEQIWKKPLKYRRADAVSSTYDSKNSRYLISADDELFAVDANSGEVSTLAESKFDGKEDPTHVEVRDGGILLTSDQNMMLLDWQGGKSWHEYYRAPGKSAFGAIIAGVTAVATATTAVAAYNAANQNRNKLGRYTDRGERYADLGGGMAMASGASVAEMLKRFKATAATKNNQFVLTKLDDGVGLVKLNKDSGSKEKEIVLKDKKPEYQVDDIAGILYYKADNNSIFAYDLTK, translated from the coding sequence ATGAAAACTTCAAAAAAATTAAAGCTACTCTTATCTATCTATTTGTTAGGTGCAGTAGTAGTAACTGCGCAACGTGCAGAAGCACCAGATTTTAGATACGATACTGGAGCAAAAATCAACGAAATGACCCTCACGCAAGGTGGAACTATGGTTGTAGCTACTAATGAGGGCTTAGTAGGAATAAAACCAGGTAGTAATGAACTGTTGTTCAACTTTACTAATTATGGAAGAGTAAAGCCGGAGGAATTAACCTACGTGCCAAACGCACCTTATGTGATTGTTGCCCAAGGAGGGTTTGCTAATCTAACTTCAAAAAAATCGGTGATTGATTATATGTCGGGTAAAACATTGTTCAACACCGAAGATAATGGTTGGAAATTAGCCTACACTTGTGATGTTATGATGCCACAAAATAAATTAGTAGTAAGTGGCCAACGTTCTTCTAAAGAAAAATACGCATTGCAAGTAGCAGTATATGATCTTAACACAGGAAAAGAAGATTATAGATTTAATTTAACCGATCCTAATCGAGTTGGAATTGCTAAAGACTTCAGCGTAACGGGACGTCCATTATTGTTAAAAGACCATTTAATTATTCCTACAGCTCAAGGTTTAGTGGCAAAAAAAGCTAAAACCGGAAAAACGCTTTGGGAAAATAAAATGAAACGTATCAATTGGATGGTTGCCGATGAGTCTGAAAAAGAAATCTACGCTTTTGAGAGTGTGAATAATGGTAGCAACACCAAAATTCATAAAGTAGGAAGTAACGGTGCTCAACTTTGGGAAGATGAACAAAAGGTAAAAGGCAATATAGCTAATTTTGAAATATTACCTAACGGACTTGCTGTAGTTAGCAATAAAAGTGATGGTGGTAACTCTAGTATTTTTTCTGCTAAAAACGAGTCGGAAATAGCCTTTTTAAGCGCTGCCAACGGTGAAGATCTTTGGGACAAAGCACCAAAAACAAAAGGGTATGTTCAGCATTTCTACATTATGGATGATGGAATTCTTTTCGGAATTTATGAAGGCGGTATCAACAAAATTTCATTTGATGGAAAAACACTTTTCAAAAAACCATTGAAGACTGGGGAGAATATTCTAACCATGGCCGACACACCACAGGGATTGATTTATATCACTTCAGAGGACGCTAATATTGTTAATTTGAAAACAGGAGAACAAATTTGGAAAAAACCATTGAAATATAGACGGGCCGATGCCGTAAGTTCAACTTACGACAGTAAAAACTCTCGTTATTTAATAAGCGCCGATGATGAGCTGTTTGCTGTCGATGCCAACTCTGGCGAAGTTTCAACCTTAGCAGAATCTAAATTTGACGGTAAAGAAGACCCAACTCACGTTGAGGTGCGTGACGGTGGAATTTTATTGACAAGTGACCAAAACATGATGTTATTAGATTGGCAAGGCGGTAAAAGCTGGCACGAGTATTACCGAGCACCAGGAAAAAGTGCTTTTGGGGCAATCATTGCTGGTGTAACTGCAGTAGCAACGGCTACAACCGCAGTAGCGGCTTACAATGCAGCCAATCAAAATCGTAATAAATTGGGCAGATATACTGACAGAGGTGAGCGTTATGCAGATTTAGGCGGTGGAATGGCCATGGCAAGTGGTGCTTCAGTAGCTGAAATGTTGAAGCGTTTTAAAGCAACAGCCGCCACTAAAAACAATCAATTTGTATTAACAAAACTTGATGATGGGGTTGGGTTAGTGAAACTAAACAAGGACTCTGGGTCTAAGGAAAAAGAAATTGTTTTAAAAGATAAAAAACCAGAATACCAAGTAGATGATATTGCGGGGATATTGTATTACAAAGCTGATAATAATAGCATTTTCGCTTACGATTTGACCAAATAA
- a CDS encoding tetratricopeptide repeat-containing sensor histidine kinase yields MKKALILIFLVSSVLFSQNKKSIDSINSIYTQGLNIPEDSILQLYKDNAENARKISYEKGIAGAYSKLSLAYSYQGIYDKSTQYGLEAVKLYEKLGLNDQVAYRYAEMGYSMKYSNMEKAQAYMQKGKSVAEAKKLDSVLKDIYNNYGVLKEIQKQLDSALYFYNKGLKIKKEQNDSIGIPYSISNLAGVYGLQKKYGKAKEYFNQSLQTRLKMEDSIGVAENYTQIGEVFMAEEKYDEAIQYIKKSLPISVEKEYRNLTQYNYKTLSDIFKNQNKADSALFYFEKYLAVKDSIHNTEIQKKIAELSIEFETEKKEKELAERELEIKQKNTLLYGSLGLAFLLGLLGYLFYNQQKLKNRQLKKESELKTALAKIETQNRLQEQRLRISRDLHDNIGAQLTFIISSIDNLKYGLKGATLKTKEKLSSISAFTSQTIYELRDTIWAMNKESITFEDLQARITNFINKASNASNNVEFTFYVSENIPANYMFTSVVGMNIYRIIQEAVNNALKYADSSSIYVEISEERDNFFIEISDDGKGFNITETEQGNGLNNMKKRAREIDGILEIVSKKNIGSSVILKISIKPTRP; encoded by the coding sequence ATGAAAAAAGCATTGATTCTTATATTTTTGGTTTCTTCAGTACTGTTTTCACAAAACAAGAAAAGTATAGACTCTATTAATAGTATATACACGCAGGGGCTTAATATTCCTGAAGATTCTATTTTACAGTTATATAAGGATAATGCTGAAAACGCCCGGAAAATTTCCTATGAAAAAGGCATTGCTGGAGCGTACTCAAAACTTTCGTTGGCATACTCCTATCAAGGTATTTACGATAAAAGTACCCAATATGGGCTTGAGGCTGTTAAGTTATATGAAAAATTAGGTTTAAATGATCAGGTAGCTTATCGTTATGCTGAAATGGGCTATAGCATGAAATATTCTAATATGGAAAAAGCTCAGGCCTATATGCAAAAAGGAAAATCTGTAGCTGAAGCAAAAAAGCTTGACTCAGTTTTAAAAGACATTTACAATAATTATGGTGTTTTAAAGGAAATTCAAAAACAATTGGATAGTGCACTTTACTTTTATAACAAAGGATTAAAAATTAAAAAAGAACAAAATGATTCTATCGGGATTCCATACAGCATAAGCAATTTGGCAGGTGTCTATGGTTTGCAGAAAAAGTATGGAAAAGCAAAAGAATATTTTAACCAGTCACTTCAAACCCGTTTAAAAATGGAAGATTCCATCGGGGTTGCCGAAAATTATACGCAAATAGGCGAAGTTTTTATGGCGGAAGAAAAATATGACGAAGCCATTCAATATATAAAAAAATCGTTGCCCATTTCAGTTGAAAAAGAGTACCGAAACCTTACTCAATACAATTATAAAACCCTTTCCGACATTTTTAAAAACCAAAATAAAGCAGATTCTGCTTTGTTTTATTTTGAAAAATACCTAGCTGTAAAGGATAGTATTCATAATACAGAAATTCAAAAAAAGATAGCAGAACTATCCATAGAATTTGAAACCGAAAAAAAAGAAAAAGAATTAGCAGAACGTGAACTTGAAATAAAACAAAAAAACACCCTTCTTTATGGAAGTCTCGGTCTTGCTTTTCTATTAGGACTTTTAGGTTATTTGTTTTATAACCAACAGAAACTAAAAAACAGACAACTAAAAAAAGAGAGCGAATTAAAAACTGCCTTGGCAAAAATCGAGACCCAAAATAGGTTGCAAGAACAACGACTTAGAATTTCGCGAGATCTACACGATAACATAGGTGCCCAGCTCACTTTCATTATTTCATCGATAGACAATTTAAAATATGGGCTGAAAGGCGCTACATTAAAAACAAAAGAAAAATTATCATCAATTAGTGCATTTACGTCACAGACCATCTACGAATTACGTGATACTATATGGGCAATGAACAAAGAATCCATCACTTTTGAAGATTTGCAAGCCCGTATTACCAATTTTATTAATAAGGCAAGCAATGCTTCAAATAACGTTGAATTTACATTTTATGTTTCAGAAAACATCCCAGCCAATTATATGTTTACTTCAGTTGTGGGGATGAATATTTACCGCATTATACAAGAAGCGGTGAACAATGCCTTAAAATATGCTGATAGTTCGTCTATTTATGTGGAAATTTCAGAAGAAAGAGATAATTTTTTCATTGAAATTTCAGACGATGGCAAAGGTTTCAACATAACTGAAACAGAACAAGGAAACGGACTCAATAATATGAAAAAACGAGCTCGGGAAATTGATGGTATTCTGGAAATTGTTTCAAAGAAAAATATTGGTTCTAGTGTTATTTTGAAAATTTCTATAAAGCCAACCAGACCATAA
- a CDS encoding T9SS-dependent choice-of-anchor J family protein — translation MKKTITLFFTLVFIIQANSQIFNSGFENNNGTPLSDFTTINNDGLSVPSFAPVQDFNTEAWIQFYDGYDNKIAFSTSWYDPAGQSDDWLITPAIEIPNAGDPTLYWKAKSYDFELLEDYEVRVSTTDNEMSSFTDVLLNVDGEQPFDYNSRSLDLSAYKGQTIYVAYVNTTFDGFYLALDDLYISESANCALPDVTGVTSSDLTENSFTVSWTATADITMYDTGLTTFTESVSSTGIQTELTKSYSDLTPGTRYQFFLKNADCGSGWATPTSIWTAAIPPYSYDFEYTEENYGEYDSDGWSSNTWINGSGENAQNGSGYVYNNTSSSFEKDDWIYSYPIKLDEGEKLAIQYYLQLGSETADPATLKIAAATAPDKDSNIAELNSHTIAGGDYIEYTSEFTASEAGVYYFGFGNVTPIVTESSALRLDNVRFTSEPLSVGDASISEITIYPNPVKNRLMINTEKPVNDIQLYTINGKLIAELANTNEIDFASYPKGMYFVKVSTENGTSVKKVIK, via the coding sequence ATGAAAAAGACAATTACTCTATTTTTTACGCTTGTATTTATAATTCAGGCCAATTCCCAAATTTTTAATTCAGGTTTTGAGAATAACAATGGCACTCCTTTATCCGATTTTACAACAATTAATAATGATGGTCTATCCGTGCCCTCTTTCGCACCAGTCCAAGATTTTAATACAGAAGCTTGGATACAGTTTTATGACGGTTACGATAATAAAATTGCATTTAGCACTTCTTGGTACGATCCCGCTGGACAATCTGATGATTGGCTCATTACGCCAGCCATAGAAATTCCAAATGCTGGAGATCCTACGCTGTATTGGAAAGCAAAATCTTATGATTTTGAATTGTTGGAGGACTATGAAGTTCGTGTCTCGACAACAGACAACGAAATGTCAAGCTTTACAGATGTACTTTTGAATGTAGATGGAGAGCAGCCCTTTGACTATAACTCTAGATCTTTAGATCTATCTGCGTACAAAGGACAAACTATTTATGTAGCATATGTAAATACCACTTTTGATGGTTTTTATTTAGCGTTGGATGATTTGTATATAAGTGAATCTGCAAATTGTGCTTTACCAGATGTAACTGGGGTTACAAGTAGTGATCTTACTGAAAACAGTTTTACAGTTTCTTGGACAGCAACTGCAGATATAACAATGTATGATACAGGACTTACAACATTTACAGAGTCTGTTTCATCTACAGGAATACAAACCGAACTTACTAAAAGCTATAGTGATTTAACACCAGGAACTCGGTATCAGTTTTTCTTGAAGAATGCTGACTGTGGTTCAGGTTGGGCTACCCCAACTTCAATTTGGACCGCTGCTATTCCGCCGTATTCTTATGATTTTGAATATACCGAAGAAAATTATGGCGAATATGATTCTGATGGATGGTCGTCAAACACATGGATTAACGGAAGCGGTGAAAATGCACAAAATGGTTCGGGTTATGTATATAATAATACGAGTAGCTCTTTTGAAAAGGATGATTGGATTTACTCGTACCCCATTAAATTGGATGAAGGAGAAAAATTAGCGATTCAATATTATTTGCAATTAGGTTCAGAGACTGCCGATCCTGCAACTTTAAAAATTGCAGCTGCTACTGCGCCTGACAAAGATTCTAATATAGCCGAGCTGAACAGTCATACCATTGCTGGCGGAGACTATATAGAATATACCTCAGAGTTTACTGCTTCTGAAGCGGGAGTATATTATTTCGGATTTGGAAACGTAACGCCAATTGTTACTGAAAGTTCAGCATTGCGTTTGGATAATGTGCGTTTTACTTCTGAGCCGCTTTCAGTAGGTGATGCTTCAATTTCAGAAATAACTATTTATCCAAATCCCGTAAAAAATCGCTTGATGATTAATACTGAAAAACCTGTTAATGACATTCAGTTATACACCATTAATGGAAAATTGATAGCAGAACTTGCGAATACAAATGAAATTGACTTTGCTTCATATCCTAAAGGCATGTACTTTGTTAAAGTAAGTACCGAAAATGGAACATCAGTAAAAAAGGTGATTAAATAA
- a CDS encoding response regulator, which yields MNIKVSIVDDNSFLIHAIKEKLSFFDDIEIKHTSLNGSELLTKLEENHNLDIILMDIEMPVLNGIETTQLVKQKYPQIKIIMLTAFDNDEHIFNAIKAGADGYLLKEINPEELYKGIKETLSGGAAMNPSIALKTLKLLRNPIDIDNFKDKEEISLSKREVEVLEQLSKGLSYTAIADNLFLSPSTVRKHIENSYKKLQVHSKIEAVQKAKRHNII from the coding sequence ATGAACATTAAAGTTTCTATCGTTGATGATAATTCGTTTTTAATTCACGCCATTAAAGAAAAGCTCTCTTTTTTTGATGATATTGAAATTAAACACACCTCTCTTAACGGGAGTGAGTTACTTACTAAGTTGGAAGAAAATCATAATCTCGATATCATTTTAATGGATATTGAAATGCCCGTTTTAAATGGTATAGAAACCACTCAATTGGTCAAACAGAAGTATCCGCAGATTAAAATAATCATGTTAACAGCTTTTGACAATGATGAACATATTTTTAATGCCATTAAAGCTGGAGCTGACGGGTATCTTTTAAAAGAAATAAACCCTGAGGAACTCTATAAAGGGATCAAAGAAACCCTAAGTGGTGGTGCAGCCATGAACCCTTCCATAGCATTAAAGACTCTAAAACTTTTACGTAATCCTATCGATATTGATAATTTTAAAGACAAAGAAGAAATTTCTTTATCTAAACGAGAAGTTGAAGTTTTAGAACAATTAAGCAAAGGCTTAAGCTATACAGCTATTGCAGATAATCTTTTTCTGTCACCAAGTACCGTTCGTAAACACATTGAAAACAGCTATAAAAAACTACAAGTGCACAGTAAAATTGAAGCCGTACAAAAAGCAAAACGACATAATATTATTTAA